The stretch of DNA GTGAACGACTTCACTAGAATAAAGAAATTGACTAATTGATGTCATAATATCACTTAGGCATAAAAAAATACATCCCCAATAGGTTTTTCCACTCACCTAGTGTCCAGGTTGGCATCATATGCCAACCTAGGCGATGGATTTCAATTTGCGCGTTGGTATCAAAGCACCCTTCAGTAAAATagtcataactcactcaatattgatTCGATTAACGCGATTCAACTTGCATTTTGAAGCTATTTTAATGCtatatcaagtcatgtctcGTAGTCCAATTGCAATTCTGAAGGTATCAAGTCCAAATCTCATCCTCAAGAGAGTTACGAATTTCAACTACAACTTACCTGAAAACGGGTTTCACAGACACGACTCAAGCTCCAAAAATTGACGATCGACCTCCAGAGTCAATTCTACCGTTAGATCATCATCATTGGTCAAAAATAgcttaaatgtattttttcatattttttaaatattttattattattttaataggaGATTCTTCCgtataaaaggagagctcctTGAGCTCATTTTTCACATTCAGAATGTGCCCATAAGGTTAGAGCATCTCTCTCTAGTTTTTCCAAGGCCGGCCTTAGGCTAAGACAGGTTAGGCCTGCGCCTAGGACCCACTCATTTTAGGAGCCCAAATAAAATataccttttaaaaaatatacatattttatattttttaatcatttttaaaaGTACTATTTATGTTTATAGTAAAGGCCAAATTTTTTCCCTATGGCCCGTTTCAACTCAGGACCTGCCCTGAGTTTTTCCTTCTCTAAAAATTGAGAGATTTCACACTTAGTCAATTCTCTTATAATTCTTGTGCGAAATAAAAATTCGAAGTAGGCGTAGCTCCATTACCATCGCGACAAggggagtgaactactataaattatgTGTCTCTCTATTTAATCTAATCATCTCTTATTTCATCTTGGAATCTAGCAAGCGAGTCTTGACCACCTTTTAACGCCAATAATAATCTTCCTCGAGGGAGGTTATGTTACTTTTTGTTGTTATTCTTGAAAGAGTTGATTCTCAGGCTTAATCGTATTAACATCATCATTCGAGTGGACTTAGCCTTGACCTTCCAAGACAAGGTGTTCGGGTTGGAACTGTACTTAACTATTTTCATTCTAGATGGGCATGTTGCGTGTTGGATTTTCAAGAATAAGCCACATGTCATTTAGGTCAAAATACcgacaaaattttaaattcccattaatttaatttttgttgtataaaattatcatattttatgacgttatttttttttaatattggcaGCAAAACTACctgaactttatatttttttaacacttaaccacacAAAATGATTTGTTGACGGCAAAACCTACCAAACCCACCTTTCGTTTTACTCTTTACACTTTCATCCAAAAGTCTCAGTTAAGTGCCAAGGTAGACTACCCACGTGTACACATGAAAAATTTTTAGTGGtgcatataattttaattttaaatataataaaaattattttaaaatttcaaacaaataatttagaaaaataaaaaaaaaaaatagaaaacattttcttcttcttcttccccttCCCCAGCCCCGACAGTGCCCACCCCTCCCGCCCCGACAGTGCCTAGTATCCTTCCCCAACCCCGACAGTGCCCGCTCGATCCCCAAACATGCGACGTCCTCTCCCTTCCCAGACCTGTGACGCCTGCTTCTTCCCCAACCCCGATGATGCACACTTCTTCCCCAACCTCGACGATGTCTGCTTCTTCCCTAGCTCTGACGATACTTTGAGTCGAACTTGTGGTAAATCACGTTCTCTCACTCTTAATCACAATATTGCACATCTCAAATCTCAAATCTGagattcaacaaaaaaaaaaaaaaatcagatttgagatttattttgttttatttttcagctGTTTCGAGATCTCTCTTCAATGGCCCTTGATTTATTTTTCGGTGGTGTGGTTATGGTagtttagagaaaatatttgtGGTGGTGGTAATGGTAGTGATTGTGGTGTGGTGGTAGTGGTGACAATGATAATGGTTGTGATGGTGGTGGTGTTAATGGAGGTGGTATGATGGTGGTAGTGTTAATGGAGGTGGTGTGGTGGTGGTTGTGGGATGAAgaaggattagggttattaattGGGTActtcaaaagaagaagaagaaaaaagaaaaggaaagaaaagaaaaaaaatgttttctatttcttttttttatttttgtgaaattttaaaataacttttattatatttaaaattaaaattacgtggaccactaaattTTTTATGTGTACACTTATGTACATGTGGATAGTCCACCGTGGTActtaattgacatttttgaaTGGAAGTGTAAAGAGCAAAATGGAATGTGAGTTTGGTAAGTTTTGCGGTCAAAAAGTCAATTTATGTAGTtaagtgttaaaaaaaataaacgggTGGTTTTGCCGTCAATATTCTTTTTgttaattatgtttattttCCTTACATTTTCGTTAATTctctatatttaatttaaggaaTGTTATATTTGGATCCCATAAAATTATAAGTAACActctaatatttttaaaaaataacttttaatttttaaaaagcaCTCttaaaatgtttattttttttcacattattttgtattaaatttaataaatatataattagaatTATTTCATGGAAAATACAAATTGatactttatttataaaaatacattcataAAGTGTGGACAACATTTATACATTTTATGTGCTTTGAATAACTAAAATACTTTTGACACTATCACTTAAGCAATCAAATGATGGTTGCTGagtggttggccgaaggttgcattTGACGAAGGTTGCTCGGTagttggccgaaggttgcatcaaaCGAAGATTTCAATTAGACGAAAGTTGCTCagtggttggccgaaggttaCATTAGATGAAATAACTGTTGGTAAAATATTTATGCAACTATAATGCAAATgttatgaaacattaaaaatcagaacagtgtttccacgtacgtaattttatctacatgtctcttaatgatttaatatgaacaagttcaccattagaaattttgaaaacaacgaAAAATACATcaggataaatattttattatagtattgatataattttttttttgattatacTTGAATTGGATTgtttcaactttttgagatctgtatttcatggatctaaaaattaaagtcaagacattagttttatgtaaattaaactggattttcggttgaattttagtttcgtaatattttttctacattttttttttttttttataaattcaaAACAGTGCCTGTTTTGATTGATTTTGGTCGCCTTTTCAGGTGAAGTCGCCGGAATTAATGGTAGTTTTTTTTCTAGTTGAATTTTCGTTTTAATTGCGTTGGATTGCTACGTGGTTTCACGATGGTTGCTCAGAAAGTATAAATCCTGGGTTGAAAGTGTGTGTaggtggtatttgtgtaatttttttttatttgggttgtatatttatttggatagctgaaaatatttttgggatattATTACTTCAAATAGAGTAATGGTAGATCCAATAAAGAAGGACGGAAgttttgcttattttttttttcttttcttaatgtaaactaaaattaaaataaaaattaattatgtagaaaaaaatacatatataatctttccaaataaataaatataattacattttcatattatattgtttcaatattttcttttacttttgtttttttgaaCATATTTTCTTTTACCTTTACGTGAATGAAATTCTCAGTCCGACAgttaaatatgttatttttataaattttttaggttcaaatcaaatttttttttttttttttaagaccaaatcaaagttctttaatttaaaataagtcaacaaatttaaaataaaaatgactaGTATATAATATATCGCGCGATATGCTGGTGCCACGTGCAAGTATTAAATATATCGTGCCCATTTTTCGTGGAGCGGTGATGGTGGGCCCTGTTCCTCTAATTGCCAGCCCATACTCTTACGCTATCTCTAGCCGCGTCAAGTTAAATTTCAAGTGGGCCCAACTAATATTTTTGGTAGTAACTGGGATAATGAGACGAACCTAGTAGACCATACCTTTTTCTAAATTTGTTTCCGTAGGAAGATTCTTCATCTCATATTCTTTAAAGTTAACAAAAGTTTAGGACAAATATACCCTTTTGCTTATGCTATTAGTTTCTCCGAATGATTAATAACACAGGGTTAACATAGTAATTTCATACATAATTTCAAACGGACCGGCGGATGTTACGATATGAGACATACTCATTGCTTTAAACCCCAACGCGGACTATTAGTTGCCtttccaaataaatatatattttaatgaacatatatatataaagagggAGATTTTTTTAAAggatttttttcaataaaaaaatctcTTAAATTTCATAAGAAtcctaaaaaaaaatcctttaaaaaaattattagtattTGACTTTGTTGAATTATATTAAGGCACTAAACTATTTAATGAGAAAGCGAGGGattgaaaagaaaagagaagaaaaacaaaacaaagttaCTTTTTTGAAACCATTCTTCGCTTGGAGCGTACTAACTTACCTTTTACCTTCAACAATTCCAAAATATTTTCCCGGAAAAACTTCACTAACTCTACAAAACGTCAGTTTGGTAACTGAGAAATTCGCAGCTCTCTCCACTCAGTTGGATCAGCCACTCCTCTTTCTCTCCTGTAAGCTTTTTCTTCTGTTCTTCAAATGAAAATCTCTTTCATCTTTCAGTATTTGAATTTTGACTTAAtgcttatatttatatatccagTTTATATTATGATGAAATCGTTTATGTTTTCCTTATCCATAACCAAAATTCAATTCCAAGATTTGTATAACTTTCATTTCGTGTCAATTGAGTAACGTAAATCTGTTTCGTAAGTTTTTCTTCTGTTAATTCGTTTTTAAAAAATCAGCTCATCTTAACGGTTAATGATATCACATAATGATCTTCTTTCTTGATCGAACCATAATTACTATTTATATTCATCGATTCGACCATATCATGATTTGAAGCTgtagtatgatttttttttttgaagaaattttTTGGAGAAATTAAAATTCACGTAtgattattttaagtttgaacaGAGGATTAAAAAGGGGTGGTTGGAATAGCTGGACCTCTGTACGAGACAGTCTGTAAATTTGGGTTTAGTCAATTTTCCTCTGATTCATACAGATCATTTTGTGCAACGTAATTCACGCGCtcattttatgattattttaatttatgtcaATTTTTGGGCCTAGAAAGGCCTAGGGATTTTTGGGCCTGATTAGCTTCAATGTACAATGGGGGCAGTTTCACTTCTCTGAGAACCAGCCAGTGCATGCAAGTCAGATGTAAATTCTAACATCATATCGATTCGTTTTATTGTACTTATATGGATAAAATTTGTTCTGACTTTATACAGTTGAGTTTTAACTTTTTTATGTTATAAGAACGTAAGGGgaagatagaaaaaaaatatttccatGGGTCATTCTTATATGATGTATTGTAATTGAATTGCAGATTATATTGTTAACTACAAGGTTGAGGATTTCCAATTAAAGTTTCAATTTCAACCAGAGTAGTAGCTAAATGGCTACTTCCTTGGTAAGTAATGCCATCTCACCTTTTACTTTTGCTTTTGCATGAGCCATTGGTCAGCTGATGGATTTCTTAGGGATTTCAGAGGAAGTTAGGAATATttgttcattattttatttcattttattttggtgaaaagaaaataatagtATTTTCTTTCTTCATGTGCAATTTTATTTTGATCTGTCTATGTGGTaactacatatattttattatgatgTCTTTTTGTAAATTAcatgaatcatgcatgccataTGTTATGTGTTACTCATTATTAGTTTTCAGATACTAGCATGAAAAACTCTCAGAgaagttaaattttaaaaataatttacaccCAACAATGTATGCAGTTGAATGAGTAGGTTTTACCTGGGCTCCTTGAAAGAAGTACTTTTCCACCTCCCTTAATTATTTGTGTTTCAGTTGAGCATGTGAAATTGAGAATTTTTCTCTGTTGGGTAGGAAAATTATTAATAGCGTTGCTTGGTTATTGTTTCAGGTTCACTCCAACAAAATCATGAAAAGGCTAGAATCAAAGAAGTCCCATTCCTGGTGGTGGGATAGCCACattaattctaaaaattctAAATGGCTCTTTGAGAATCTTGAAGGTGAGCACAACTGAACATGTCTAATAGTGTTTTTTTAACCTAATGtatctcatatatatttatcttttagTTTTCTATTGCAATTTTTGGGTCACATAGCTTTGTTGCCTATAATGCTGTTTCATTTGAGAGATAACAATTCTTGTCGATAAGAGACTTATTCTAAAACGACATTTGTTAATTGTTCCCTAAAatctaggtttttttttttgttccggTAACACAGGCCTTTGTTTCTTATTCTAAATGAGGCAAATGTCAAAACGTCTAATCTTTGGATAATTTTAGCCTTTCTTCTGTTCATCATCTAGTGATGTAGGATGCTTTAAATTCCCCACTTTCCAAATGTTGGGACACAATAAACCATGCAAGATTGATAGATTGATTCATTGATTtgaatcaaaaattaaaataataaaagaaatatttaagttgagagTCATGATTTCTTTGCACCAAATGATGAACAAGAAAATGACAGTACGATCCTTGATTTCAGAGATGGACAAGAGTGTGAAACGGATGTTGAAGCTTATTGAGGAAGATGGTGATTCATTTGCAAAGAAAGCTGAGATGTATTACCAAAAGCGGCCAGAATTAGTTTCTCATGTTGAGGAGTTCTATCGCATGTACCGATCACTAGCTGAACGTTATGATCATGTGACAGGAGAATTGAAGAAGAACATTCCCTCTGATCTCCAATCCCAGAGCTCTACAATGTCTGATAATGGCACTGACCTGACTGCTGCCTGGCCCTCTCCTGATTTAAAGGTAGGACGCCGAAAATCTACTACACgagcagctggttttgatttCTTTCTTGGTTCGGGTGGAAACTCTGATAATTACCAGAGAGAAGGAGATGAATCATCTACTTTGACAGATTCTGAAGCAGAATCTGATGATTCCTCGGTCAACAATTATTCTGGACTTTTTGGAAATGTTGCTGGTGGTGATCAAGTGCTTCAAAGAAGGATATTCGAGCTGGAAAATGAGCTTCGCGAAGTGAAACTGAAGCTCCGGCTCCAAGAGGAAGACAACGCAGATAGCAGCAGCTCATCAAGGGGATATAAAAGTGAGTACTCTGAAGATTCATATGCTAGAATTGCTGGATACGAGCAAGAGTTGAGGTTTGCAAATGAGAAAATACATAACTCAGAAGAAGAGATTTCTAGATTGAAGATTGAACTCCAAAAGTGCATGTCATCTGAGATTGATTTATCTTTGCCCGAATCATCAGAACAGAAAGAGGTTGAAACACGTGAGATGGAGTTAGAGGAACAAGAAGAATTGATGTGTGAAGAAAATAGTGGTTTGGAAGAAGATGTTAGCTCAGACAGCAAGATTCAGGCTTTGGAGAAAGAGCTGAGAATCACAAAAAGCAAGCTTCAAGTTTCAGAGAATGAAATCACTAGTTTGAGATATGAACTTGAAAGAAATAAATCATCTGAAAAGATTTTGCAGAATCAGCTTCAACTGGCCCAGAAAGATATCGCTACATTGAAATCCACACTCAGCGTTGAAAAAAGAGAGGTTTTGAAGCTGAAGGAAAGAGTTTCGAGGCTAAAGAGTAGTTTGTCCGACCGTGATCATGAGGCTAGGGATTTGAAACAAGCAGTGTCCGATGCTGAGCAGAAGATTTTTCCTGAAAAAGCACAAGTGAAGGCCGAAATATCTAAATTGCTTGAGGAACGTGTTCGATTTGAACAACAGCTTAAGGATATAGAAAATCAAGGACGGTGTTTAGAGGAGGAGATTAGAAAGATCAAGGCCGAGAAGTCAGAAATGGAGGAGAGACTAAATGGTGTAATTGAGAAGCTGAAGGCAGAAATGTTAGAGAGAGATAACACCATTAAAACTATGAATAAGAGCATTGATTCTCTGAAAGTTGAAACTGATGATTTAAATTCAAGAGTTTTGACACTTAAAGCAGATGTTAGCTCTAGAGATGATCAGGTAGATCAATTGAACAAACAATTGGTCGAATCACAGAACGAGCGAAGAGAGCTGATTGCCGAAGCTGAAGCAGTACAGAAACTAGTAAAGGAGCTGAATTCAAGAACTCAGGAACTAGAAGATGAAGTTGAGAGGCAAAGGGTGGTAATTTCAGAAGGAgcagaagaaaaaagagaggcCATAAGGCAGCTATGCTTCTGTATCGAACATTACAGGAATGGATACGAAAGGCTTCGGGAGGCTTTTGGAGGACACAAGCGAGTCGGTGTTTTGGCATCGTAAATCATTTGTACAATATAGTTTTTGAGAGTGCTTACCTAGCTATCGGGTTGAGCTTTATGACAGACAGTCTCGTTTGTGCCAATATAAACGTTTGGTTTCTTTTACTTAAAGCATATGTCAATATAGTATGCAAGATGTAAAAGTaccccccttcttggggaccaTTTGATTTTGAGTCTGAGAAAGTGTAGAACAAAGATAGGAAAAGCTTGTGTAATTTATTCAGTTAAATTGTTAATGCCTTAATCCTGGCCTAAATGTAAAAGTTTGATTAGCTGCACCAGTGATTGTGCTTGTGTTTGCAGTTTACTATAAGTTCCCAACTCCCAACCCAACAAATTTTTCTGAGTATTGCTATTAAGCACTCTATAAATTAAATACTTAGCGATTTTTTATAGggttatttgcggcaaaaccccctatagtggacaggtttttgcaactaaccccctaatctaaaattttggtggtaaaactacctaaaccactAGTCCGTTAGCAGTTAGCCCTTTCCATCCATTTTTGGTTGTTAACTGCCAGGGTGGAATGTCTACGTGGACccagtgtacacgtggcacaatttaatTGGtccacataaataaatatttaaaaaaaaaattacaaaactatttaaaaaaataaaataaaataataattaaatattacaattttttttaaaattaaaaataaataaaataaaataagttattattattattttttttttcttttcttcttggaTCTCTCTGGTTCATCCACCATCATCACCATAACTATCATTTGCATTATCATCCACAACAGACCACCATCATCACTACAACTGCCCATCTCCATTACCATCCATGATCGATCAACAGCCACAATCTATTCCTTTTATCCAAATCAAcaccaaaataaaattaaaaaacaatttcATTTTCATATCTAACCTAAAATACTCAAATcaactaaataaaactctaatcCCTCATTTACCTTTCTCTCCCCCAGCCACCCACACCGCTGCCTCCCATCACCGACGATCAAAACGAAGGCCACCACTATCCCGCCTCTTTCCGTCGAAGCTCAGCTTGAGAAGAAGGAGAGATTCAGCGAACCCGGCCCAGATCCGACTGACCCCAGTCTAGATCTGACCGGACTCAACCCAGATCTTCCCATATCCAACAGCCACctgcaagaagaagaagaacaaatacagTTAGACGGGCTGggcgagaagaagaagaagaacagaaaaagagatgaagaagatgaagaagaacaaaaatagaaaataatgaagaagatgaagtggTGGTTTTCGGAGGATGTTGGTGGTGGTGGATGCTGATTatatgaagaagatgaagaagaagaaaaatagaaaatggtggtggtggtggtggtttcgAAATTGTTGGTCTTCGTGGGTTTGATTAAGGAGGAAGAAGGGGAAgaagtggtggtggtggtgagtTTCGGTAAAACCAAAATGGGGTTGATGGGTTTGACTAAGGAAGAAGAAGGGAAAGAAGAACCAGTGTtttaggagaagaagaagaagaacgtgAGAGAGGGTGAAAGAAATGGGTTTGATTAAGGagggttttttttcttaatttttattttttattttttaattttttataaatagaaattttttatttattttattttttatttttaaaataattaatttttatttttttaaatatttatttacgtggaccaataaaattgtgccacgtgtacactgtgtacacgtggacattccaCCATGGCAGTTAACAGCCAAAAATGGATGGAAAGGGCTAACTGCTAACGGACTagtggtttaggtagttttaccaccaaaattttagattagggggttagttgcaaaaacaTGTCCACTTTAggaggttttgccgcaaataacccttttttataataatatcagGTACCATGAGTATCTTTTACCATTTCTCcattttattttgaataataatCTTTCATTATTGTCTTTCTCTTTTCACATTTTAAGGCCTCAATAATACCTCAAAACAAATATAAATGAAGTAACAAAAACTATAAATTCGCGCCAGGTAGGGGTCGAACCTACGACTTTCTGCTTAGGAAACAGACGCTCTATCCACTGAGCTACAGGCGCTTCTTGATCAAACTAACTACAAAGTACTAATAATTCAaccatttttcaaaatatagagTCATCCAAAATAGTGTCCTTGGGGttcattttgatttttgagGTTGTTCAGTCTTTGGTTTTATAAATAACTacatttaacaattttttttttttttcatatatattgcTAAAAAAGAAAATCTTGTGTGCACACAAAATATAAACTAAACATATCCCACACATGACAAGTTTTTCAActaaagatgattttttttttattgaaatttttttctatattttagaGCATCAATAATGGAGTCATTTTTAGTATTGCTTAAATGACCAATTGTCAGCTCTTATCCAatcaaaatattttcatttagaaaagaaaaagaaaaagaatagaACCGTAACTTGCCCTTATTATCATTACTCTTATTTTCTACATTTTGATACCTCTTTCTAATCTCACattatcttctttttcttcttcttttctcattagcttatatttaaaaataaataaaaataaaatagtatatataatacaaagaaagaaaatagaaaatcgAAGACAAATAGAAAAGGTacatgtaaaataaaataaaattatgattttAGTAATGTGCTTTGAAGAATAGATCTAACCATGCTAGAAAATTGCAATATGACATGAATATTGAAAAAGAACAATAACCTCAATTGATTTGAATGATATTAATGTATGTGACACAGCAAACATGTCTAAGTGTTTGTTCAATGAACATATTATTCTTACTTGAACTACTTAATGTCCAATAAGGGATTAAAATGAAATGCATAACATGTTTATTGAAGTAGACAAAAATCTCCACTGTCAACAGAATGAACCTTATCATGACTGTAATAGTCTCTATAGTTGGATCTAAATCACTGGCCTTCAGTTGCAGTTTTCTCAAAAAATGTCTTCTTCAACCAATCAAATGGCTGTTACATGTTATTAAAAAGAATTAGGATAAGTAATTAAGACAAAAAGGTCAGCATAAAAAAAGAAACAgctaaaatggaaaaaaaaaaaaaaagaagcaaattcatgtgcaaaaattgggaaaaTGTTATACATAGAAAAATCTCATTTTGTTCAAACTAAATAAGAATCCAAGAAGAAAAGGCACGATTCAGAAATACTAAACAAAACTAATGCAGGTTCTAAGAGTATACTAAACTTCttataattgattattttacCATGAGAAAATTAAGATCTTCCATGAATATAACTATTACCAAGCTTGGACAAGAATTGAAAATTTGAAATGATGGTTAAGTGGTtcattatttattctttttcagaTAATAGGATCTCTGTCTATCCTGGCAATGTATGGAAccaaacaattataacaattggtaagtttagaacccagATGATAAAAAGAATCTAGTAATTAGTTTGAAGCACAAGTTCTATATTAAATCTAATTAGCTTATATACACAATTTTAGTggtgaaattcattaaaatctaaaatccataataacaaaaattaattatcaagcCACGTACCTAAGATTGAAAGCTTAACGTTTCTAATTTTGAGGTCTCAATAATCCATTTACGGTTACAAAATCAAATTAAGAATtccactaatataaatttttaaaaaaccatTCTTTTCTTTCACCAAGCTTTTGCTAAGAAACAAATCAAAATCAGGTTTATTGGGTTTGTGAAGGGAAAACCAAGAATTAAATTGCACAATTTGGTAACGCGTAGTTTTGTGTTTGGTggtcaagaaaattaaaatttaggttTGACATGAAGTGGGAAAACAGAGAGAGAGTGGGAAACCTGGACGAGCCAAAGTGCGCCGGTGGTGGCGGCAACACCCCACATGGCGGCTGACTGAAATTGTGTGGACTGAGGCCGGAGAAACTTGGTGAATACTGTGGATCCCGATGCAATCCCTCCACCCGCCATTTCAGAATCAACACAAACGCCTTACAAAAACAAAATCAGAAGGAAATTATGAGATGGAATGGAGCTCAGATGCACAATTCCCAAATCGCAAATTCTTACATACTTGCACGGTAAGGTCTTTTATCCTTTACCTCatcctattattattattattattattattattattattattaggctaattaagatttttagcccttaaattttgacatgtaccaaatcatgccctctgaacttttaaggtcattgaaaatgcccctgaactattgagattgttggatttagggatatttttctaattttagtaaaaaagtctaacatggatgaaagttcatgaGGCATAATTTAGTGCATGTCAAAATTcgaagggcatgatttggtagatatcaaaatctagggaacatggtttagtacataaacaatcattgaaatagtaaaattgaataaaattacacaaaagtccttaaatctaacaatctcaatagttcaggg from Cannabis sativa cultivar Pink pepper isolate KNU-18-1 chromosome 2, ASM2916894v1, whole genome shotgun sequence encodes:
- the LOC115721361 gene encoding protein NETWORKED 4A isoform X2, whose protein sequence is MATSLVHSNKIMKRLESKKSHSWWWDSHINSKNSKWLFENLEEMDKSVKRMLKLIEEDGDSFAKKAEMYYQKRPELVSHVEEFYRMYRSLAERYDHVTGELKKNIPSDLQSQSSTMSDNGTDLTAAWPSPDLKVGRRKSTTRAAGFDFFLGSGGNSDNYQREGDESSTLTDSEAESDDSSVNNYSGLFGNVAGGDQVLQRRIFELENELREVKLKLRLQEEDNADSSSSSRGYKSEYSEDSYARIAGYEQELRFANEKIHNSEEEISRLKIELQKCMSSEIDLSLPESSEQKEVETREMELEEQEELMCEENSGLEEDVSSDSKIQALEKELRITKSKLQVSENEITSLRYELERNKSSEKILQNQLQLAQKDIATLKSTLSVEKREVLKLKERVSRLKSSLSDRDHEARDLKQAVSDAEQKIFPEKAQVKAEISKLLEERVRFEQQLKDIENQGRCLEEEIRKIKAEKSEMEERLNGVIEKLKAEMLERDNTIKTMNKSIDSLKVETDDLNSRVLTLKADVSSRDDQVDQLNKQLVESQNERRELIAEAEAVQKLVKELNSRTQELEDEVERQRVVISEGAEEKREAIRQLCFCIEHYRNGYERLREAFGGHKRVGVLAS
- the LOC115721361 gene encoding protein NETWORKED 4A isoform X1, with product MSRFYLGSLKEVHSNKIMKRLESKKSHSWWWDSHINSKNSKWLFENLEEMDKSVKRMLKLIEEDGDSFAKKAEMYYQKRPELVSHVEEFYRMYRSLAERYDHVTGELKKNIPSDLQSQSSTMSDNGTDLTAAWPSPDLKVGRRKSTTRAAGFDFFLGSGGNSDNYQREGDESSTLTDSEAESDDSSVNNYSGLFGNVAGGDQVLQRRIFELENELREVKLKLRLQEEDNADSSSSSRGYKSEYSEDSYARIAGYEQELRFANEKIHNSEEEISRLKIELQKCMSSEIDLSLPESSEQKEVETREMELEEQEELMCEENSGLEEDVSSDSKIQALEKELRITKSKLQVSENEITSLRYELERNKSSEKILQNQLQLAQKDIATLKSTLSVEKREVLKLKERVSRLKSSLSDRDHEARDLKQAVSDAEQKIFPEKAQVKAEISKLLEERVRFEQQLKDIENQGRCLEEEIRKIKAEKSEMEERLNGVIEKLKAEMLERDNTIKTMNKSIDSLKVETDDLNSRVLTLKADVSSRDDQVDQLNKQLVESQNERRELIAEAEAVQKLVKELNSRTQELEDEVERQRVVISEGAEEKREAIRQLCFCIEHYRNGYERLREAFGGHKRVGVLAS